A genomic window from Mesosutterella faecium includes:
- a CDS encoding cation:proton antiporter: MIEAALHKFIDLCTEFYAGASAIMPATDTIVAGSLVALAAAVVFVPVMSRLGLGTMLGYLAAGIFVGPYGLGTVTHVETLMNFAEFGIVLMMFLIGLELDVGRLWKMRLPVFGGGTLQMLLCALPFAGIMYAAGLEPAPAVLAGFALAMSSTAVAVQEMNARGMMAQPSGQNAFSILLFQDLASIPLIGAIPAVAAVTAGAAGAAGAAGGSPAFMNTVVRALLALVVMVGLGRFLTVPFLRFTVRSGAREMLTAFALLITVCSAWIMEAAGLSSAMGGFVGGVILGSSGFRHQLEAEISTFKELLLGLFFVTVGMSIDLNLVFAEPVTLAAVIATLLAVKTVMIFFVAIAMRIKGAANRLKFAVVLSQGGEFAFVVFAIAKSQGVLPGSWAAILTAAVAISMGTTPILMKLMTGATRYWLNRVNRSGPKDDAEALAAAPNRKVIIAGFGDFGALVARMLLAMGVTPTIIDSDPDRVRQARHFGVKVYYGDASSLRLLRAAGADEAKILVVAVGNEKAGARHIIEAAREAFPLVEIISQVSEVKDELDFMNKGVHPYSRNLEPSLLAGRRCLIDLGLLSPYEAKEIADIFRFHTEKTLREISSSRYDYEQAVAAYRTNDEMLTEVIGQIREYRRERLAAVRAARPGAAEGTLQQQAAAAPRAEEPPSPKGAGPAAGAPEPRRMTDPEKAREEGEKLDLSADASMQARRSAMEAVRKEKEAAPAPNPSEELSVQEFFRRAGDGAKSGGPGRRPS; this comes from the coding sequence ATGATTGAGGCCGCGCTGCACAAGTTCATCGATCTCTGCACGGAGTTCTACGCCGGGGCGAGCGCCATCATGCCGGCCACCGACACGATCGTGGCCGGCTCCCTGGTCGCGCTCGCCGCGGCCGTGGTCTTCGTGCCCGTCATGTCCCGGCTGGGGCTGGGCACGATGCTCGGGTACCTCGCGGCCGGCATCTTCGTCGGGCCCTACGGGCTCGGAACCGTGACCCATGTCGAAACCCTCATGAACTTCGCCGAGTTCGGGATCGTGCTCATGATGTTCCTGATCGGGCTCGAGCTCGACGTGGGAAGGCTCTGGAAGATGCGCCTGCCGGTCTTCGGGGGCGGAACGCTGCAGATGCTGCTCTGCGCCCTGCCCTTTGCCGGGATCATGTACGCGGCGGGCCTCGAGCCCGCGCCCGCGGTGCTCGCTGGCTTCGCCCTGGCGATGAGCTCGACCGCGGTCGCCGTGCAGGAGATGAACGCCCGGGGCATGATGGCGCAGCCCTCCGGGCAGAACGCCTTCTCGATCCTCCTGTTTCAGGACCTCGCCTCCATTCCGCTCATCGGCGCGATTCCGGCCGTGGCCGCGGTGACGGCCGGGGCGGCCGGGGCGGCGGGAGCCGCGGGCGGCTCCCCCGCCTTCATGAACACGGTGGTGCGGGCGCTGCTCGCGCTCGTCGTCATGGTGGGGCTCGGGCGGTTCCTCACGGTGCCGTTCCTGCGCTTTACGGTGAGAAGCGGCGCGCGGGAGATGCTCACCGCGTTCGCCCTCCTGATCACGGTCTGCTCGGCCTGGATCATGGAGGCCGCGGGGCTCTCCTCGGCGATGGGCGGGTTCGTGGGCGGCGTCATTCTCGGCAGCTCCGGCTTCCGCCACCAGCTCGAAGCTGAAATCTCCACCTTCAAGGAGCTCCTGCTCGGCCTGTTCTTCGTCACGGTCGGCATGAGCATCGACCTCAACCTCGTCTTCGCCGAGCCCGTGACGCTCGCCGCGGTGATCGCGACCCTGCTCGCGGTGAAGACCGTGATGATCTTCTTCGTCGCGATCGCGATGCGGATCAAGGGAGCGGCAAACAGGCTCAAGTTCGCCGTCGTGCTCTCGCAGGGCGGGGAATTCGCCTTCGTGGTCTTCGCCATCGCAAAGAGCCAGGGAGTGCTTCCCGGCAGCTGGGCCGCGATTCTCACCGCCGCCGTCGCGATTTCGATGGGCACGACGCCGATCCTGATGAAGCTCATGACGGGCGCGACGCGCTACTGGCTCAACCGCGTGAACCGCAGCGGGCCCAAGGACGATGCGGAAGCCCTGGCCGCGGCCCCCAACCGCAAGGTGATCATCGCGGGCTTCGGCGACTTCGGGGCGCTTGTCGCGCGGATGCTGCTCGCGATGGGCGTGACCCCCACGATCATCGACAGCGACCCCGACCGCGTGCGCCAGGCCCGGCACTTCGGGGTGAAGGTCTATTACGGCGACGCCTCGAGCCTGAGGCTGCTGCGGGCCGCGGGCGCCGACGAAGCGAAGATCCTCGTCGTCGCCGTGGGAAACGAGAAGGCCGGCGCCCGGCACATCATCGAGGCGGCCCGCGAGGCCTTCCCGCTGGTCGAGATCATCTCGCAGGTGAGCGAGGTGAAGGACGAGCTCGACTTCATGAACAAGGGCGTGCACCCCTACAGCAGGAACCTTGAGCCCTCGCTGCTCGCAGGGCGGCGCTGCCTGATCGACCTCGGCCTCCTCTCGCCCTACGAGGCGAAGGAGATCGCCGACATCTTCCGCTTCCACACCGAAAAGACGCTGCGCGAGATTTCCTCGAGCCGCTACGACTACGAGCAGGCGGTGGCGGCCTACCGCACCAACGACGAGATGCTCACCGAAGTGATCGGGCAGATCCGCGAGTACCGCCGCGAGCGGCTTGCCGCGGTGAGGGCCGCGCGCCCCGGGGCGGCCGAGGGAACGCTGCAGCAGCAGGCTGCGGCCGCGCCCCGCGCCGAAGAGCCGCCCTCCCCCAAGGGGGCCGGCCCCGCGGCCGGGGCGCCTGAACCGCGCCGCATGACCGATCCGGAGAAGGCGCGCGAGGAGGGCGAAAAGCTGGACCTCTCGGC
- a CDS encoding NAD(P)H-dependent oxidoreductase: MITALFAHPYPRFSIVSYPLLMGLKNQFPRMDARMLYDLYPDGAINVAEEREAVSRSSLLLVLHPVFWYSVPALLKQWFDTVLGYGFAYGEGAPTLRGKAVLWMPSIGSGFHGRGFQGPVEISEVQAPIKRMWESCGATWLEPQVIDSRVPMTSGDFASVLDSVADRMAEWEAEND; encoded by the coding sequence ATGATCACTGCGCTTTTCGCACACCCCTATCCGCGCTTTTCCATCGTGTCCTATCCGCTGCTGATGGGACTGAAGAACCAGTTTCCCAGGATGGACGCGCGCATGCTCTACGACCTCTATCCCGACGGGGCGATCAACGTCGCCGAGGAGCGCGAGGCGGTCTCCCGTTCCTCGCTGCTGCTGGTGCTCCACCCGGTCTTCTGGTACAGCGTGCCGGCGCTTTTGAAGCAGTGGTTCGACACGGTGCTCGGCTACGGCTTCGCCTACGGCGAGGGCGCCCCGACGCTTCGCGGCAAAGCGGTGCTGTGGATGCCCTCGATCGGCTCGGGCTTCCACGGCCGGGGCTTTCAGGGCCCGGTCGAGATCTCGGAGGTGCAGGCGCCGATCAAGCGCATGTGGGAGAGCTGCGGCGCCACCTGGCTCGAGCCCCAGGTGATCGACTCGCGCGTCCCGATGACCAGCGGAGACTTTGCCTCGGTCCTCGACTCCGTGGCCGACCGGATGGCCGAATGGGAGGCCGAGAATGATTGA
- a CDS encoding DUF190 domain-containing protein, giving the protein MNRGFQISFFTEQSRRKDGRPLGSWILETARSMGIPGGSLFSAAEGYGRDGWLRSASFFESGQTCVEVRFALSEKDAERLFTRLREEGVDVFFVRIPIEFGMSGEP; this is encoded by the coding sequence ATGAACCGAGGCTTCCAAATCTCGTTTTTCACGGAGCAGAGCCGCAGAAAGGACGGCCGCCCGCTGGGCAGCTGGATTCTTGAGACCGCCCGCTCGATGGGGATTCCCGGCGGCTCGCTTTTTTCGGCGGCCGAAGGCTACGGGCGCGACGGCTGGCTGCGAAGCGCCTCCTTCTTCGAGTCCGGGCAGACCTGCGTCGAAGTGCGCTTCGCGCTTTCCGAAAAAGACGCGGAGAGGCTCTTCACAAGGCTGCGGGAAGAAGGCGTGGACGTCTTTTTCGTGCGCATCCCGATCGAGTTCGGCATGAGCGGCGAGCCCTGA
- the crcB gene encoding fluoride efflux transporter CrcB: MLLSILAIGAGAASGALLRWALGLWLNGLFPALPPGTLAANLLGGYLIGAAAAFFASMPGLSPVWRLLIVTGFCGGLTTFSTFSAETVALLSRGEYLMAAAEVGLHVAGSFAATAAGIATVAALRRLHGL; encoded by the coding sequence ATGCTTCTCTCCATTCTCGCGATCGGGGCCGGAGCGGCCTCGGGGGCGCTGCTGCGCTGGGCGCTCGGCCTATGGCTGAACGGCCTTTTTCCGGCGCTTCCGCCGGGAACGCTCGCCGCGAACCTCCTGGGCGGCTACCTGATCGGGGCCGCGGCCGCGTTTTTCGCCTCCATGCCCGGGCTTTCGCCCGTCTGGAGGCTGCTCATCGTGACGGGCTTCTGCGGCGGACTCACCACCTTTTCGACGTTTTCGGCCGAGACGGTCGCCCTGCTCTCGCGGGGCGAGTACCTCATGGCGGCCGCGGAAGTGGGGCTGCATGTGGCGGGATCCTTCGCCGCAACCGCCGCCGGCATCGCCACCGTGGCGGCGCTTCGCCGCCTGCATGGACTTTGA
- a CDS encoding OsmC family protein produces MEITAQYVGNKRVEARCGRTGTELVFDQPAPEGLGESMNPVEGLLSALCGCMLTTAAYAAGSLGLDPKGASAALTCEMADGPRIASITAVISMPAGCCPAEKRGVIEKMVASCPVSRALSPEIRRDVRFLWI; encoded by the coding sequence ATGGAAATCACTGCACAGTATGTTGGAAACAAGAGAGTCGAGGCGCGCTGCGGGCGCACCGGCACCGAGCTCGTTTTCGACCAGCCCGCGCCCGAGGGGCTCGGCGAATCGATGAACCCCGTGGAGGGGCTGCTCTCGGCGCTCTGCGGCTGCATGCTCACGACGGCGGCCTATGCCGCCGGGTCCCTCGGCCTGGACCCGAAAGGGGCCTCGGCCGCCCTCACCTGCGAGATGGCCGACGGCCCGCGCATCGCCTCGATCACCGCCGTGATTTCGATGCCCGCGGGCTGCTGCCCGGCCGAAAAGCGCGGCGTCATTGAAAAAATGGTCGCCTCCTGCCCGGTAAGCCGCGCGCTCTCGCCCGAAATCCGCCGGGACGTCCGCTTTCTCTGGATCTGA
- a CDS encoding flavocytochrome c yields the protein MAQFETSRRSLLKAGTAAAAAAIAPAAAHASENDKSVKFDGEYDVIVVGSGFAGMACAYKVAKAGLKVLMIEKMGVFGGNSAICGGNMACPVNPVQKAQGIKDSEELFIADCLKDGLGINHTELLDVLYRRGNDTVKFVTDCGAEFVPNKMLFEGGHSVPRSYEIKAGSGSGYIVPMYETLSKMKNCVMKTRTKFDDFVLDKDGRVTGVVCREGYRFNRKLASDDVENKTGHRRVYKARKGVMLAAGGFSRDIWFRQVQDPRVVPSTDSTNQPGATAGVLLKALEIGATPLQISWLQFLPYCNPHEDGFGVTVNFTNHACMDLGMVVNKKTGKRFMDEHAGRKIKTDAELKVIGKDKNYPIAICDDSIVKAINPSFVKAPLAAKTVFVANTLEEIADHFGIKKDAFLAEVKRFNQFVKEGEDKDFHRILKFNNGLTISKPPFYGVEVAPKIHHTMGGLLINPEAQVISSKTHKPIPGLYAGGEITGGVHGASRLGTVAVLDALTFGMVAGENLAKA from the coding sequence ATGGCTCAGTTTGAAACCTCCCGCCGCAGCCTGCTGAAGGCCGGCACCGCCGCTGCCGCCGCCGCGATCGCCCCGGCCGCCGCTCACGCCTCTGAAAACGACAAGTCCGTCAAGTTCGACGGCGAGTACGACGTGATCGTCGTGGGTTCCGGCTTCGCCGGCATGGCCTGCGCCTACAAGGTCGCCAAGGCCGGGCTCAAGGTCCTCATGATCGAGAAGATGGGGGTCTTCGGCGGCAACTCCGCCATCTGCGGCGGCAACATGGCCTGCCCGGTGAACCCGGTCCAGAAGGCCCAGGGCATCAAGGACAGCGAGGAGCTGTTCATCGCCGACTGCCTGAAGGACGGCCTCGGGATCAACCACACGGAGCTGCTCGACGTGCTCTACCGCCGCGGCAACGACACGGTGAAGTTCGTGACCGACTGCGGCGCGGAGTTCGTTCCGAACAAGATGCTCTTTGAAGGCGGACACTCCGTGCCCCGCTCCTACGAGATCAAGGCGGGCTCGGGCTCGGGCTACATCGTCCCGATGTACGAAACGCTCTCGAAGATGAAGAACTGCGTGATGAAGACCCGCACGAAGTTCGACGACTTCGTGCTCGACAAGGACGGCCGCGTCACGGGCGTCGTCTGCCGCGAAGGCTATCGGTTCAACCGCAAGCTCGCCTCCGACGACGTGGAGAACAAGACCGGACACCGCCGCGTCTACAAGGCCCGCAAGGGCGTGATGCTCGCCGCGGGCGGCTTCTCGCGCGACATCTGGTTCCGCCAGGTGCAGGATCCGCGCGTCGTCCCCTCCACCGACTCCACGAACCAGCCGGGCGCGACTGCCGGGGTGCTGCTCAAGGCTCTTGAAATCGGCGCGACCCCGCTGCAGATCTCCTGGCTGCAGTTCCTGCCCTACTGCAATCCGCACGAGGACGGCTTCGGCGTCACGGTGAACTTCACGAACCACGCCTGCATGGACCTCGGCATGGTCGTGAACAAGAAGACCGGCAAGCGCTTCATGGACGAGCACGCCGGCCGCAAGATCAAGACTGACGCCGAGCTCAAGGTGATCGGCAAGGACAAGAACTACCCGATCGCCATCTGCGACGACTCGATCGTGAAGGCGATCAACCCCTCGTTCGTGAAAGCGCCGCTTGCTGCGAAGACGGTGTTCGTCGCCAACACGCTCGAAGAGATCGCCGATCACTTCGGCATCAAGAAGGACGCGTTCCTCGCCGAGGTGAAGCGCTTCAACCAGTTCGTGAAGGAAGGCGAAGACAAGGACTTCCACCGAATCCTCAAGTTCAACAACGGGCTCACGATCTCCAAGCCCCCGTTCTACGGCGTTGAGGTGGCCCCGAAGATCCACCACACGATGGGCGGCCTGCTCATCAACCCGGAGGCGCAGGTGATCTCCTCGAAGACCCACAAGCCGATCCCCGGCCTCTATGCGGGCGGCGAGATCACGGGCGGCGTGCACGGCGCCTCGCGCCTGGGCACGGTGGCGGTCCTGGACGCCCTCACCTTCGGCATGGTCGCGGGCGAAAACCTCGCGAAGGCCTGA
- a CDS encoding aldo/keto reductase, whose product MLKSPRDTLTLENRVQIPCLGFGTWQIPEDERLSESLAAALRLGYRHIDTASIYANEQGIREAIRASGVPRRELFITDKVWNTDRGYSSTLEACERSLERLGTDYLDLYLIHWPAIHGETTTWQALNYGTWRALEELYAKGTVRAIGVSNFMPHHLVPLLARARIRPMVNSIEFHPGYMQLSALRFCRAQGIGVLGWAPLGRGALLANPVLARIAREHRRTVAQVCLRWSLEHGVPPIVKSVNAAHLEENAKIFDFTLSMAEMHAIDALPPSGFSGLDPDHVSF is encoded by the coding sequence ATGCTCAAAAGCCCCCGCGACACCCTTACGCTCGAAAACAGAGTGCAGATCCCCTGCCTCGGATTCGGCACCTGGCAGATTCCGGAGGACGAGAGACTGTCTGAATCGCTCGCCGCGGCGCTCAGGCTGGGCTACAGGCACATCGACACGGCCTCGATCTACGCGAACGAGCAGGGGATCCGCGAGGCGATCCGCGCGAGCGGCGTGCCCCGGCGCGAGCTCTTCATCACCGACAAGGTCTGGAACACGGACCGCGGCTACAGCTCGACGCTCGAAGCCTGCGAGAGAAGCCTCGAGCGGCTCGGCACCGACTATCTCGACCTCTACCTCATCCACTGGCCCGCGATCCACGGCGAGACCACCACCTGGCAGGCGCTCAACTACGGCACCTGGCGCGCCCTTGAAGAGCTCTATGCGAAGGGGACCGTGCGTGCGATCGGGGTGTCGAACTTCATGCCGCACCACCTGGTGCCGCTGCTGGCCCGGGCGAGGATCCGCCCGATGGTGAACTCGATCGAGTTCCACCCCGGCTACATGCAGCTTTCCGCGCTGCGCTTCTGCCGCGCGCAGGGCATCGGAGTGCTCGGCTGGGCCCCGCTCGGACGGGGAGCGCTGCTTGCCAACCCGGTGCTCGCCCGGATCGCCCGGGAGCACCGCCGCACGGTGGCCCAGGTGTGCCTGCGCTGGAGCCTTGAGCACGGCGTCCCCCCGATCGTGAAGAGCGTGAACGCCGCCCATCTCGAGGAAAACGCGAAGATCTTCGACTTCACGCTCTCGATGGCGGAAATGCACGCGATCGACGCCCTGCCCCCGTCTGGCTTCTCCGGCCTCGACCCGGACCACGTCAGCTTCTGA
- a CDS encoding ATP-dependent helicase: MLPETLSPAQREAVETTEGPVCVIAGPGAGKTRTLTHRYVYLVRDLGVNPQNILCVTFTNKAAQEMKARIRAMTGDLDLGQICTFHAFCVRFLRDEGYAVGIPKDFVVIDEDDEADLLAEVYETFAIPGNLLKFSAAMDVIGNFKDDSNYVKDLVATSPEALRARALSSPDISKKVFYGYLWAERKIFGFDFDDVIWTTFYILDHFESVRRRWQERLQYIMVDEYQDVSNDQAALANLLSEVNKNLFVVGDPDQTIYTWRGSSPSIMLRFPKSHPHCRTVRLLENYRSLPSIVLAANSLIVHNRDRFPVAGRPVRSDSDPARPTRVVYDGEKTEKEALAWLVKSLGYLHGRGRGWEEFAVLYRTRQSSRAVEEALVKAGIPYRVWSGVAFYARREVKDALCYVRMMTRADDAAFMRTVNAPKRGFGPKKAEALKALARAGGSTLYEALLAHIGEKPFATKPLRAYVEAMEKCRAAAPGRKVSDVFNMVMAESGYEAALQLSGEDERLNNIAELRQAIAQYESDADSPGSLSEFLQRASVFAEDIGEQKGPAMKLMTIHAAKGLEFPVVYVWGFSEGILPSARTSTVEEMEEERRVAYVAMTRAKDLLVLMHAQGTTEGSAFRYPSRFFFELDRSQLKLVRPLAEGEEEAAREALAYKDRFLTGEPEKKTWLAPGDRVRHKVFGEGEVLQVEKNGAVSIRFEKLATPRTLMAGAPLEKLDGGRG, translated from the coding sequence ATGCTGCCAGAAACGCTCAGCCCCGCCCAGCGGGAAGCCGTCGAGACCACCGAGGGGCCGGTCTGCGTGATTGCGGGCCCCGGCGCGGGAAAGACCCGCACGCTCACGCACCGCTACGTCTACCTCGTGCGCGACCTGGGCGTGAACCCCCAGAACATCCTCTGCGTCACCTTCACCAACAAGGCCGCGCAGGAAATGAAGGCCCGCATCCGCGCGATGACCGGGGACCTCGACCTCGGGCAGATCTGCACCTTCCACGCCTTCTGCGTGCGCTTCCTGCGCGACGAGGGCTACGCGGTCGGCATTCCGAAGGATTTCGTCGTGATCGACGAGGACGACGAGGCGGACCTGCTCGCCGAGGTCTACGAGACTTTCGCCATTCCGGGCAATCTCCTCAAGTTCTCCGCCGCGATGGACGTGATCGGAAACTTCAAGGACGACTCGAACTACGTGAAGGACCTGGTCGCGACTTCGCCCGAGGCGCTGCGCGCCAGGGCCCTGTCCAGTCCCGACATTTCAAAGAAGGTCTTCTACGGCTATCTCTGGGCCGAGCGGAAAATCTTCGGGTTCGACTTCGACGACGTCATCTGGACCACGTTCTACATCCTCGACCATTTCGAATCCGTGCGCAGGCGCTGGCAGGAGCGGCTGCAGTACATCATGGTCGACGAGTACCAGGACGTGAGCAACGATCAGGCCGCGCTCGCGAACCTGCTCTCGGAGGTGAACAAGAACCTCTTTGTCGTGGGAGACCCCGACCAGACGATCTACACCTGGCGCGGCTCTTCGCCCTCGATCATGCTGCGCTTTCCGAAGAGCCACCCGCACTGCAGGACGGTGCGGCTGCTCGAGAACTACCGCTCGCTGCCTTCGATCGTGCTCGCGGCCAACTCCCTGATCGTGCACAACCGCGACCGCTTTCCGGTCGCGGGCCGTCCGGTGCGCTCCGACAGCGATCCCGCGCGCCCGACCCGCGTGGTCTACGACGGCGAGAAGACCGAAAAGGAGGCTCTCGCCTGGCTCGTGAAGTCGCTCGGCTACCTGCACGGCCGGGGCCGCGGCTGGGAGGAGTTCGCGGTGCTCTACCGCACGCGCCAGAGCTCGCGCGCGGTCGAGGAGGCGCTCGTAAAGGCGGGGATCCCCTACCGGGTGTGGTCCGGCGTCGCCTTCTACGCCCGCCGCGAGGTGAAGGACGCGCTTTGCTACGTCCGCATGATGACCCGCGCCGACGACGCCGCATTCATGCGCACCGTGAACGCCCCCAAAAGGGGCTTCGGGCCGAAGAAGGCCGAGGCGCTCAAGGCCCTTGCCCGCGCCGGGGGCTCGACGCTCTACGAGGCGCTGCTCGCGCACATCGGCGAGAAGCCCTTCGCCACGAAGCCTCTGCGGGCCTATGTCGAGGCGATGGAAAAGTGCCGCGCCGCCGCCCCGGGCCGCAAGGTCTCCGACGTTTTCAACATGGTCATGGCCGAAAGCGGCTATGAGGCCGCCCTGCAGCTCTCGGGCGAGGACGAGAGGCTCAACAACATCGCGGAGCTGCGCCAGGCGATCGCGCAGTACGAGTCCGACGCCGACAGCCCCGGCTCGCTCTCGGAGTTTCTGCAGCGGGCCTCGGTTTTCGCCGAGGACATCGGCGAGCAGAAGGGGCCCGCGATGAAGCTGATGACGATCCACGCCGCGAAGGGGCTTGAGTTTCCCGTGGTCTACGTCTGGGGCTTTTCGGAAGGAATCCTGCCCAGCGCCCGCACGAGCACGGTCGAGGAGATGGAGGAGGAGCGGCGCGTCGCCTATGTCGCCATGACGAGGGCGAAGGACCTGCTCGTGCTCATGCACGCGCAGGGCACCACCGAGGGCAGCGCCTTCCGGTATCCCAGCCGGTTCTTTTTCGAGCTCGACCGCTCGCAGCTGAAGCTCGTGCGGCCGCTGGCCGAGGGCGAGGAGGAGGCGGCGCGCGAGGCTCTAGCCTACAAGGACCGCTTCCTGACCGGCGAGCCCGAGAAAAAGACCTGGCTTGCGCCCGGGGACCGCGTCCGCCACAAGGTGTTCGGCGAGGGAGAGGTGCTGCAGGTGGAGAAAAACGGCGCGGTTTCGATCAGGTTCGAAAAGCTCGCGACGCCCCGCACCCTGATGGCGGGCGCGCCGCTTGAGAAGCTGGACGGGGGCAGGGGCTGA
- a CDS encoding 1-aminocyclopropane-1-carboxylate deaminase/D-cysteine desulfhydrase, protein MALTLKECRERLDALGRVPLGFYPTKLHRLERLSRELGVDLWIKREDLSGVSLFGGNKVRKLQYLMKDAIAQGCDTVFTYGATQSNHVMQTATAARRCGLRPVLYLGAIVEPKPGDARANFLLDKILGAEIHVLPSLGRSTRETMEANRPLFDEHIRRLAAEGHKVYDIPVGGSTPRGAAGFAECFVELMEQSAALGLKPDFLCLATGSGGTLAGLAAGRAMTGASDVSIRGYTVGRKDPGSYPAGIARLAGDVLALLGLPQEKVQPGDFTVRFDFFKPGYERPSSEANADIRLLARTEGIFTDPVYTGKGFHGMLEDIRSGAIPKGSTVVFLHTGGATALFSEPEILGDLAD, encoded by the coding sequence ATGGCGCTTACTTTGAAAGAATGCCGCGAGCGGCTCGACGCGCTCGGTCGCGTCCCGCTTGGCTTTTATCCGACGAAGCTTCACCGGCTCGAGCGGCTCTCGCGCGAGCTCGGAGTCGATCTCTGGATCAAGCGCGAGGATCTATCCGGCGTGAGCCTTTTCGGCGGCAACAAGGTGCGCAAGCTCCAGTACCTCATGAAGGACGCGATCGCGCAGGGCTGCGACACCGTCTTCACCTACGGGGCGACGCAGTCGAACCACGTGATGCAGACCGCGACCGCCGCGAGGCGCTGCGGGCTGCGGCCCGTGCTCTACCTCGGGGCGATCGTGGAGCCGAAGCCCGGCGACGCGAGGGCGAACTTCCTGCTCGACAAAATCCTCGGGGCCGAAATCCATGTGCTGCCCTCGCTCGGGCGCTCCACCCGCGAGACGATGGAGGCGAACCGCCCGCTCTTTGACGAGCACATCAGGCGGCTCGCGGCCGAGGGGCACAAGGTCTACGACATTCCGGTCGGGGGCTCGACTCCCCGCGGGGCCGCGGGATTCGCGGAGTGCTTCGTGGAGCTCATGGAGCAGTCGGCGGCCCTCGGCCTGAAGCCCGATTTCCTTTGCCTTGCCACCGGCAGCGGCGGCACGCTGGCGGGGCTGGCGGCCGGGCGGGCGATGACGGGCGCCTCGGACGTCTCGATCCGCGGCTACACGGTGGGCCGCAAGGACCCCGGCTCCTATCCCGCGGGGATCGCGCGGCTGGCCGGCGACGTGCTCGCCCTGCTGGGGCTGCCGCAGGAGAAGGTGCAGCCCGGCGACTTCACGGTCCGCTTCGATTTCTTTAAGCCCGGCTACGAGCGCCCGAGCTCCGAGGCGAACGCCGACATCAGGCTGCTCGCCCGCACCGAAGGCATCTTTACCGATCCGGTCTACACCGGAAAGGGCTTCCACGGCATGCTCGAGGATATCCGCAGCGGTGCGATCCCGAAGGGCTCGACCGTGGTTTTCCTGCACACGGGAGGCGCGACGGCGCTCTTTTCCGAGCCCGAGATCCTGGGCGATCTCGCGGACTGA
- a CDS encoding YjiG family protein: MSNAPVVESNNPFDIFIGGCRKGLNLGLYNLLPNVLMAFVLTYMLNIFGVMQWIGNTFGPVMAVFGLPGKAITVLCATWLSCGAGVGVAASLATEGALTPHDITIMIPALLLMASQIQYMGRLLGLTDCPKKYWPMLMVNSILMACLGMWLMNFFV, encoded by the coding sequence ATGAGTAACGCACCTGTCGTCGAATCCAACAATCCGTTCGATATCTTCATCGGCGGATGCCGCAAGGGCCTGAACCTCGGCCTCTACAACCTGCTGCCGAACGTGCTGATGGCGTTCGTGCTCACCTACATGCTGAACATCTTCGGCGTCATGCAGTGGATCGGCAACACGTTCGGACCCGTGATGGCCGTCTTCGGCCTGCCGGGGAAGGCAATCACGGTGCTGTGCGCCACGTGGCTGTCCTGCGGCGCGGGCGTGGGCGTCGCGGCGAGCCTCGCCACCGAAGGCGCCCTTACCCCCCATGACATCACGATCATGATCCCGGCGCTGCTTCTGATGGCCTCCCAGATCCAGTACATGGGCCGCCTGCTCGGCCTCACGGACTGCCCGAAGAAGTACTGGCCGATGCTGATGGTGAACTCCATTCTCATGGCCTGCCTCGGCATGTGGCTCATGAACTTCTTCGTCTGA